One part of the Indicator indicator isolate 239-I01 chromosome 5, UM_Iind_1.1, whole genome shotgun sequence genome encodes these proteins:
- the LOC128967242 gene encoding cytochrome P450 27C1: MSFFTRVLTKKYKRTLESERTYFYHAIFVSRFHQLPKLASSQSLEVQNNSPAAAKNKGEEMVAHPRHSGELLKPTPHQFGRVKSLQEMPGPNTLYNLYEFFWKDGFGRIHEIQQKHTQEYGKIFKSHFGPQFVVSIADRDMVAQVLRAEGRAPQRANMESWQEYRDLRGRATGLISAEGEQWLKMRSVLRQKILKPKDVAVYSEGVNEVVTDLIKRIHTLRSQEDDGETVTNVNNLFFKYSMEGIATILYECRLGCLENNVPQQTIEYIEALELMFSMFKTTMYAGAIPKWLRPLIPKPWREFCRSWDGLFKFSQIHVDNKLKTIQSQLDQGEVVNGGLLTHLLVSKELTLEEIYANMTEMLLAGVDTTSFTLSWATYLLAKHPEVQQCVYEEIVSKLGKEQVPVARDVPKLPLIRAVLKETLRLYPVLPGNGRVTQKDLVVGGYLIPKGTQLALCHYTTSYSEENFAMANEFRPERWLRKDNLDRVDNFGSIPFGYGIRSCIGKRVAELEIHLALIQLLQNFEIKISPKTEPVHAKTHGLLTPGGSINVRFSDRK; this comes from the exons ATGTCTTTCTTCACGAGGGTTTTGACAAAGAAGTACAAGCGAACGCTTGAATCTGAGAGAACTTACTTTTACCACGCGATTTTTGTCAGCAGGTTTCACCAGCTGCCCAAACTTGCCAGCagccagtccctggaggtgcagAATAACTCGCCAGCAGCGGCAAAGAACAAAGGCGAGGAGATGGTGGCACATCCCCGGCACTCAGGGGAGCTGCTGAAGCCCACCCCGCACCAGTTTGGCAGGGTGAAGAGCCTGCAAGAAATGCCTGGACCCAACACCCTCTACAACCTCTACGAGTTCTTCTGGAAGGACGGCTTCGGCCGCATTCATGAAATCCAG CAAAAACACACTCAGGAATATGGAAAGATCTTCAAGTCTCACTTTGGTCCCCAGTTTGTTGTATCCATTGCAGATCGAGATATGGTTGCTCAAGTCCTCCGAGCAGAAGGTAGAGCACCACAAAGAGCTAACATGGAATCCTGGCAGGAATACAGAGACTTAAGAGGGAGAGCCACAGGCCTTATTTCTGC GGAGGGGGAACAATGGTTGAAAATGAGAAGTGTACTGAGGCAAAAAATTCTGAAACCCAAAGATGTGGCTGTTTACTCTGAAGGAGTCAATGAAGTTGTCACAGACTTAATTAAAAGAATCCACACCCTCAGAAGTCAAGAGGATGATGGGGAAACAGTGACAAATGTTAACAATCTTTTCTTCAAGTATTCTATGGAAG GTATTGCAACTATTCTGTATGAATGCCGGTTGGGCTGCCTGGAAAACAACGTCCCACAACAGACCATTGAATACATTGAGGCTCTGGAGCTGATGTTTAGTATGTTTAAGACCACTATGTATGCAGGTGCTATTCCCAAATGGCTTCGTCCACTTATTCCAAAACCTTGGAGAGAGTTCTGCAGATCCTGGGATGGACTCTTCAAATTTA GTCAAATCCATGTTGACAACAAACTGAAGACTATTCAGTCTCAGCTGGACCAAGGAGAAGTGGTGAATGGTGGGCTACTTACACACCTCCTAGTGAGTAAGGAACTTACTTTGGAAGAGATCTATGCCAATATGACTGAAATGCTTCTGGCAGGAGTGGACACA ACTTCTTTCACTTTGTCCTGGGCAACATACTTGTTGGCAAAGCACCCTGAGGTTCAACAATGTGTTTATGAGGAAATAGTCAGTAAGCTGGGGAAAGAACAAGTTCCTGTTGCTCGTGATGTCCCCAAATTGCCTTTGATTAGAGCTGTGCTGAAAGAAACCTTGAG ATTATATCCAGTATTGCCAGGGAATGGAAGAGTGACCCAAAAAGACTTGGTTGTTGGAGGATACTTGATACCTAAAGGG ACACAGCTGGCACTCTGTCATTATACTACTTCATACAGCGAAGAAAATTTTGCAATGGCAAATGAATTCCGACCTGAGCGCTGGCTGAGGAAAGATAATTTGGACAGAGTAGACAATTTTGGTTCCATCCCCTTTGGTTATGGCATTCGAAGTTGTATAGGAAAAAGAGTCGCAGAGCTGGAAATTCATCTTGCACTGATTCAG TTGCTTCAGAACTTTGAGATCAAAATCTCTCCCAAAACGGAACCAGTTCATGCCAAAACCCATGGACTTTTGACTCCTGGAGGATCCATCAATGTGAGATTTTCTGACAGAAAGTGA